AGCGATGGCGCAGCTGGCATCGATTTTGATGCTGCGCATGCCGGGTAATGTCGGCAAGATCGGTTATTTCATGAGTGCCGACAAGGTGAAGTTCCGCCGTCCCGTATTCCCTGGCGACTCCCTGATTATCGAGGCTGAAATGGTTAAGATGCGAGGTAATATCGGTCAGGCGATCGGGCAGTGTCTGGTTAATGGTCAGGTTGTTTCCGAGGCTGAATTGAAGTTCGGTCTTCTGGACGGCTGATGCCTTTTTAGGATAGCTCCTTTCCGGTTTTCCCGTTAGGCGGGGTAACGGAAAGGAGCTGCCTGTTGCAAAGTGCTTACGAGATTGGAATAGATCTATGCCGGCAGGTGATTCAGGAGAGAATCCGGACTATTTGGCCAACCAGCTGATTACTTGTATCGGCAATAAGCGGGCGTTGCTCGGATTTATTGATACGCCGTTGCGCCGGGTTAAGCAACGCCTGGGCAAGCATGCTTTGGATATTGCCGATCTCTTTGCCGGGAGCGGAATTGTTTCCCGGTATTTCAAGGCTCATGCGACACGCTTGATTTCCAATGATCTTGAGGAATATGCCCGCATTCTCGGGAAATGTTACCTGACTAATGCCCGCGAGGTGAATATCCGGGCTCTCGAAGAGGCTTTGACCGAGCTTTTGCCCGAGGTTGCCTCAGACCGGGAGGGAGGGTTTATTTCCGAGTTGTACGCTCCGGCCGACGATGAGAATATCCAGCCTGGGGAACGTGTTTTTTATACGCGTCGCAATGCGCTGTATCTGGATGCCGCCTGTCGTGCCATTGGCCGGCGTCCGGAATGGATGAGGCCGTTTTTACTGGGACCTTTGTTGTCGGAGGCTTCGATTCATGCCAATACGTCCGGAGTTTTCAAGGGATTTTACAAGGATGCGGCAGGGATTGGGAGTTTTGGCGGCAGGAAGGGAGATGCCTTGTCTCGGATTACGAGTCCGATTTATTTGTCCATGCCCGTCTGGTCGCGTTTTTCGTGTCCGGCGACGGTTTACCGCGAGGATGCCAATACTCTGGTGCATAGGTTGGATCCGGTGGATCTGGTGTATCTTGATCCTCCCTACAACCAGCACCCCTATGGCTCCAACTATTTTATGTTGAACTTGATTGCGGATTACAGACGGCCGGAGAAGATTAGCGATGTCTCTGGCATTCCCGGGGATTGGACTCGTTCGGCCTATAATTCGTCGGGAAAAGCTAAGGAGAATCTTTTTTCTCTGGTATCTGCCTGCAAGGCATCCCATATTCTGATTTCTTACAATTCCGAGGGGTTTGTTTCCCAGGATGAGTTTGCGGCATTCTTGCAATCTCAGGGCAGATTGGAAACGTATGAAATCCCGTATCTGACATTCCGCGGAAGCCGTAACTTACGTAATCGATCATTGGTTGTGAATGAATATCTCTATCTTTTGGAGAGGTTCTAGTGGAACGGAGATTATTGTCGGAAACGTGGAATACGAAGCATATATTACGTTGCTGAACCGGAAAAATGAAAAAAACGCATCAGACGTGTTGACAAAGCTGCGATAAATATTATTCTACTTCCCCACACACTTCCCTGCGTGCAGTCCGAAAGAGGCGCGGGACATTTCATTCACCAAACAGTTACCTTTTTATTATGAGCAAGAGGACCTATCAACCTTCCAAGCGTTGCCGCAAGAACCAGTTTGGTTTCCGTGCCCGTATGGCTACCAAGAATGGACGCGAAATTTTGCGTCGTCGTCGTGCTAAGGGCCGTAAGCGCCTTCTTCCGAAGGGTGCTGAAATTCAGTACAAGCGCCACACGATCCAGCACGGTCGTTAATCGGCTGTGGCCGGAGAGGCTGGCCATATTACGATTTCTTTTCACGGGCCGCCCCGCGGGGAGATGCGTTTGACTCGTCAACAAAGCATGAATCGGGCGTTCCAATTTGCCCGTGTGCGTAGTCAGGGTGCATCTACTGCAGGTCGGCTTCTTGTTTTGAGCGCATGTCCTTTGGATCACGCGGATGAGCCTTCCGCATTTGGCATTATTTGTACCAAGAAGGTCGGTGGTGCCGTTCTCCGTAATACGTTGAAGAGACGTATTCGGGAGCTTATTCGCATGCACGGGGATTCCCTTGCATGCGGTTTGCATGTCGTCTGTGTCTTGAGGTGGCGTGCAGCTACGGCTCCTTTCTCAGCTTTGGAAAAAGACTGGCTTAAGACTCTTTCCCGACTGTTACGGGAGCTGGAAAGGATGAAGGGAGACTCTGCTGAACAGGAGGAGGCGCCCGTATGAAGAAGCTGGTTATTGCGTGCGTGCGGTTTTACCAACGCTTTGTCAGCCGGCCTTTGCATTTTCTTGGCGGACCGATGAGTGGATGCCGTTTTTCCCCGACTTGTTCGCAATATTTTATTGAAGCCGTAGAAATACATGGAATATGGAAGGGAACAACGTTAGGTATCTGGAGGATTTTGCGCTGCAATCCCTGGGGTGGCTCCGGGTTCGATCCCGTGCCTCCGCGTTGTTCGTCCGGCAGTTCTCATTTTCCTGGGGATGGTGACGCTTCCAAATAAGACCCATTTCAACACATTACTTTTTATCTACATTTTCCCAATCAACTACTATGGATCGCAAATCATGGATTATTATAGCCCTTTGCGCGGTATTGCTGGGTGCTGACTACTACTACTCAAGTACTCAGCCCAAGCCTCCCGTAGCACCTCAGTCTGTATCTCAACCCGCAACGAAAACGGCTTCTGCCGATGCGGCGTCAAACTCTCCTGCTCTTCCGGGGGATATGGCGGTTGTTCCGCCTGTTGACGAAAGCAAGCTGGAAACCTGGCCGATGGTCTCTTATGCCGGAGAAGGAAAGGATAGAAAGCCGGTAGCGACGTATTCGATTGCCAATATTGGCGGTTCAATCCGCAATGTGGAGATGGAGGGAGATCTGGTCGATAGTCGCCATGTACCGGATGTCGACGTGAAGATCAATGAGAATGGCACGTACGGGATCGGTACACTCGTGTTCGGGATTACTCCCGCGGCGGATCCCAGTTACGATACGTCCGTTTATTCGAAGGTTGATTCTGAGAGCAACGATGAGAAACTGACCCTTGTTGCACGGCTTGCCAATGGACTTGCCGTGAAGAAGGAATATACGTTTGATCCGTTAAAGGACGAGAACGGCGCTCTTTTGGCAGGCAGCAAATATATGCTGAAACTGAAGATAACGCTTTTTAATCCCATGGATCATGCCGTGCGTCTTCCGGATATGGGCGTTTTTGCCGGTGCGGGATACCCAATTGCCAAGAGTGAAATGGCCGAGGCGTTCACTCACTTTTTCTATATGACGGATGGTAAATTCGTTCAGGAAACGCCATCGTATTTTACAGGGGGCTTTATATCATCTGCCAAGCCGCGCGAGGTGGCTAATCTGGTTAACCTGACCTATGGTGGGGTGATGAGTCAGTATTATGCCAGTATACTGATACCGGCGGAGGATTCCCGCGGTTCGATGATTTACGCCCAGCGTCAGTTGTTCCATCTGAAACATGAAGGAGACCATGAAGTACCCGGGGTCATTTTGGCGATGGGGGCTCCGGTGGTGGATCTTCAGCCCAAGGCCGAGAAGGTGCTTTCGTATGAGATCTATGCGGGCCCGAAGAAGAACCAGGTTCTCAACGAGTTGCCCTATAAACTGGATGAAGTCATGGCATACGGATGGCTAACTATCCTGAGTGCTCCGATGAACTGGTTGCTCAACTTTTTCTTCGGCCTTGTCGGTAACTGGGGTATTGCCATTATCTGCATGACGATTGTGGTGCGCATTGTCATCTGGCCTCTTTACAAGAAGTCCTACATGGCGATGAAGCGTATGTCGCTCGTCCAGCCCAAGATGCAGGAATTGAAGGAAAAGTACCCGAATGATCCGCAAAAGGTCAATGTGGAGATGATGAAGATGTATCAGGAATACGGCATCAATCCTGCCAGCGGGTGTCTGCCAATGCTGATTCAAATCCCGATCTTCTTTGCCTTCTACCGTGTTCTGCAGTACTCGGCGGAGTTGCGCGGTCAGCCTTTTTTCTGGTGGGTTAAGGATTTGTCATTGCCGGATACGGTGTATGAAATCCCGCTTCCCTTTAGCTCGTTTCCGACTCTTCCGGTTAACATTCTTCCTCTGATTATGGCGGTAACGATGGTAATCCAGATGAAGATGACGCCGCAGGCCGGGGATAAGATGCAACGCCGGATTATGGCGTTTATGCCTCTGATTTTCTTTTTCTTCTGCTACAACTTTGCATCGGCTTTGGCTTTGTACTGGACGGCTCAGAACTTGATTAATATGGGACAAACCTTGTTGATCCGTCGTTTGCCCCAGCCGGAACTGACCAAGACAAAGAAAAAGAAAGCCGGTTTTTTGCAACGCATGATGGAGCAGCAACGTATTCTTGCCGAACAGCAAAAGCAACAGGGAGGAGGTATGCGTAACGTAACTCCCGGAAGGAGGAAGAAATAGGCAGAGTCTTGCTATAACGTATAATTTTTCAAGGGGCTATCTCGGATTAGAGAGATAGCCCCAAATAATAAAGAGCTCTGGCATTTGCTTGTTGTTGAGGCGGGGTAGGGACTAGGAGAGTTTAGGAAGATGTTCTAGTCAATTGTTTGTTTGCCCTCTTCGACATAGCAGCGGAATGATTTCATTTTTCAGGTTTGTTTTTTCTTCCAAGCCTGACCTGATTTTGTCGTCGGGTGGCTTGCATGTGCCATGTCGGATTCCCGCATGGTTTCGTATGGAGAAGGATTCGTCAGAAGATTGTTTTGAGGAAAATCAGATCCGGAACAGAATATAAATTCAAATAAAAAATGAAACGATAAGTTTTATATAAGATTATTATTTATAATGTTTTTTGTATTTATGGTTATATGCTTTTAGGATGATAAGTCTTGATATTTAAAAAATATTTTTAGAATGATATTGACATATTGAATGTTTCTGGAAACCATGTAGTATGATTTCCAGGGTATTGAATTGTATATTGTTTCTTTCGATTATTTCTCTTTCAAAAGGAGTTGCCTCAGACCAGGAACCCTACACTTCTTTCTATGTTCCGAATAAATACGTTCAAGAAAACGGATTTCTCAAGGAACATCAAAATCTGATGCATCCTCCCCAATTTGCGAAAATTAAAGAAAAATTACCTCGTCCTGAATGGGATGCCCGACCGGATGTTATTTCGAGTTACTGGAAAGCATGGGAAATGGGATTTAGCAATATTAAGGCGGCGACTCCTCAGAACGGTTTTATTTCCCCATATATTGATCCGGTATTCAACGGTAATATTTTCATGTGGGACTGCAGTTTTATGACAATGTTCGGAAAGTATGGTGCTCATGCTTTTCATTTTCAGGGGACCTTGGACAATTTCTACTGCAAACAGTTACCTGACGGTTTTATCTGCCGGGAAATATATGGTACCAGCGGGAAAAACTGTTTTGAAAAATATGATCCTTCCAGTACAGGCCCCAATATTATGCCGTGGGCCGAGTGGGAATATTATCTCAATTTTAATGACAGGAAGCGTTTGGAGAAGGTATTTCCTCCGTTACTTGCCTATTACCAGTGGATGAACCTTAACCGAACTTGGCAGGACGGATCTTACTATCTTAGCGGTTGGGGATGCGGAATGGATAATCAACCGAGATTACGCGGCAATTACCATCGAGAATTCAGCCATGGTCATATGTCGTGGATAGACGCCAACATGCAACAAATATTGTCCGGTAAAATTCTTGTGTCCATGGCACGGGAACTTGGGCGCGAAGCGGATGTGAAAGACATACAGAAGGAAGTTGATTTTCTTAGTAGATTCGTGAACGAAAAAATGTGGAATTCGGATAAAAAATGTTACGCAGACCGTTTTCGTGATGGCAGTATTTCCGGCGTGCAAACCATAGGTGCCTATTGGGCGCTTTTAGCTGATGTCATTCCCGCAGACCGTATAAAATCTTTTGTTTCTCATTTGGAAAATCCAACCAAATTCAAGCGACCTCATCGGGTGCCGACTCTTTCGGCCGATGATCCCGCGTATGTTAAAAATGGGGGAGGATACTGGTGTGGTGCCGTTTGGGCTCCTACAAATTACATGGTTTTGCGAGGCCTTTCCAGAATAGGGGAAGACAAAATAGCTTTTGATATAGGCTTGAACCATTTGAATAACGTTACACAGGTCTTTCAAGAAACGGGAACATTTTTTGAAAATTATGATCCTGAAATTACCAAGGGACGGTGCCGTCCCGGGATGGTAGGCTGGACTGGTCTGGTTCCCATTGCCGTCCTTTTTGAATATGTTTTCGGTCTCCGGGCGGATGTTCCTCACAATACTCTGATTTGGGACATACGTCTTACGGATTCTTTTGGCGTTAAACAATATCCTTTTGGCAAAGATGGCCTTTTGGACCTTTATTGTGCTTTGCGCCCCAATGGACTCCAAAAACCAGAAATAACAGTTAAGTCTAATCGGGATTTTACGCTTAAAGTGATTTGGGGAGGTGGTTCTGAAGAAATTGCCGT
This is a stretch of genomic DNA from Akkermansia sp. N21116. It encodes these proteins:
- the rpmH gene encoding 50S ribosomal protein L34, whose product is MSKRTYQPSKRCRKNQFGFRARMATKNGREILRRRRAKGRKRLLPKGAEIQYKRHTIQHGR
- the yidD gene encoding membrane protein insertion efficiency factor YidD, with the translated sequence MKKLVIACVRFYQRFVSRPLHFLGGPMSGCRFSPTCSQYFIEAVEIHGIWKGTTLGIWRILRCNPWGGSGFDPVPPRCSSGSSHFPGDGDASK
- the yidC gene encoding membrane protein insertase YidC; amino-acid sequence: MDRKSWIIIALCAVLLGADYYYSSTQPKPPVAPQSVSQPATKTASADAASNSPALPGDMAVVPPVDESKLETWPMVSYAGEGKDRKPVATYSIANIGGSIRNVEMEGDLVDSRHVPDVDVKINENGTYGIGTLVFGITPAADPSYDTSVYSKVDSESNDEKLTLVARLANGLAVKKEYTFDPLKDENGALLAGSKYMLKLKITLFNPMDHAVRLPDMGVFAGAGYPIAKSEMAEAFTHFFYMTDGKFVQETPSYFTGGFISSAKPREVANLVNLTYGGVMSQYYASILIPAEDSRGSMIYAQRQLFHLKHEGDHEVPGVILAMGAPVVDLQPKAEKVLSYEIYAGPKKNQVLNELPYKLDEVMAYGWLTILSAPMNWLLNFFFGLVGNWGIAIICMTIVVRIVIWPLYKKSYMAMKRMSLVQPKMQELKEKYPNDPQKVNVEMMKMYQEYGINPASGCLPMLIQIPIFFAFYRVLQYSAELRGQPFFWWVKDLSLPDTVYEIPLPFSSFPTLPVNILPLIMAVTMVIQMKMTPQAGDKMQRRIMAFMPLIFFFFCYNFASALALYWTAQNLINMGQTLLIRRLPQPELTKTKKKKAGFLQRMMEQQRILAEQQKQQGGGMRNVTPGRRKK
- the rnpA gene encoding ribonuclease P protein component — protein: MRLTRQQSMNRAFQFARVRSQGASTAGRLLVLSACPLDHADEPSAFGIICTKKVGGAVLRNTLKRRIRELIRMHGDSLACGLHVVCVLRWRAATAPFSALEKDWLKTLSRLLRELERMKGDSAEQEEAPV
- a CDS encoding trehalase family glycosidase; its protein translation is MISRVLNCILFLSIISLSKGVASDQEPYTSFYVPNKYVQENGFLKEHQNLMHPPQFAKIKEKLPRPEWDARPDVISSYWKAWEMGFSNIKAATPQNGFISPYIDPVFNGNIFMWDCSFMTMFGKYGAHAFHFQGTLDNFYCKQLPDGFICREIYGTSGKNCFEKYDPSSTGPNIMPWAEWEYYLNFNDRKRLEKVFPPLLAYYQWMNLNRTWQDGSYYLSGWGCGMDNQPRLRGNYHREFSHGHMSWIDANMQQILSGKILVSMARELGREADVKDIQKEVDFLSRFVNEKMWNSDKKCYADRFRDGSISGVQTIGAYWALLADVIPADRIKSFVSHLENPTKFKRPHRVPTLSADDPAYVKNGGGYWCGAVWAPTNYMVLRGLSRIGEDKIAFDIGLNHLNNVTQVFQETGTFFENYDPEITKGRCRPGMVGWTGLVPIAVLFEYVFGLRADVPHNTLIWDIRLTDSFGVKQYPFGKDGLLDLYCALRPNGLQKPEITVKSNRDFTLKVIWGGGSEEIAVKAETDE
- a CDS encoding DNA adenine methylase; the encoded protein is MPAGDSGENPDYLANQLITCIGNKRALLGFIDTPLRRVKQRLGKHALDIADLFAGSGIVSRYFKAHATRLISNDLEEYARILGKCYLTNAREVNIRALEEALTELLPEVASDREGGFISELYAPADDENIQPGERVFYTRRNALYLDAACRAIGRRPEWMRPFLLGPLLSEASIHANTSGVFKGFYKDAAGIGSFGGRKGDALSRITSPIYLSMPVWSRFSCPATVYREDANTLVHRLDPVDLVYLDPPYNQHPYGSNYFMLNLIADYRRPEKISDVSGIPGDWTRSAYNSSGKAKENLFSLVSACKASHILISYNSEGFVSQDEFAAFLQSQGRLETYEIPYLTFRGSRNLRNRSLVVNEYLYLLERF